From Sulfolobales archaeon, the proteins below share one genomic window:
- a CDS encoding transposase encodes MQVLIVPWQWYIYISYEVEKKIIRGSSFRIPLKPSGNKEAGIDIGINNLLAVYVDDGSALLVNGRPLKAISFYWRDKISSYQSILNRYGLRSSKRLGRMYKRWRRQIKSYIDWAVRNTIEWLYNEGVKRVFVGHPRYASQEPGKGFKVNFEIVHIWSYGYLLRRLREVAEEYGIEVEHVDEKDTSRTCPRRGCVNETYTTWTILGGEGINVTGHKCLKLCIHYILYGVYRLSDVVSIRVPKELKEKMKKYSIDWSREIRMFIEERVRALELQEILDSIEKNAGVRRTRVDSTVLIRESREER; translated from the coding sequence TTGCAAGTCTTGATAGTGCCTTGGCAGTGGTATATATACATATCATATGAGGTTGAAAAGAAGATAATCAGGGGTAGTAGCTTTAGGATCCCACTTAAGCCTAGTGGAAATAAAGAGGCAGGCATTGATATAGGCATCAATAACCTCTTAGCCGTCTATGTTGATGATGGGTCTGCCTTATTAGTGAATGGGAGGCCTTTGAAGGCTATTAGCTTCTACTGGAGGGATAAGATCTCTAGCTATCAAAGCATCTTAAATAGATATGGTTTGAGGTCTTCTAAGAGGCTTGGGAGGATGTATAAGAGGTGGAGGAGACAGATCAAGAGCTATATAGACTGGGCTGTGAGAAACACGATAGAATGGCTATACAATGAAGGTGTTAAAAGGGTATTCGTTGGTCATCCGAGGTATGCTTCTCAAGAGCCTGGTAAGGGCTTTAAGGTTAACTTCGAGATCGTCCATATATGGAGCTATGGATATCTATTGAGAAGGCTTAGAGAGGTTGCCGAGGAATACGGGATAGAGGTAGAGCACGTAGATGAGAAGGATACATCGAGAACATGCCCGAGAAGAGGTTGTGTAAACGAAACCTATACTACATGGACGATCCTCGGGGGTGAAGGGATAAATGTCACCGGTCATAAATGTTTAAAACTGTGTATACATTATATTTTATATGGCGTATACAGGTTGTCTGACGTAGTGTCGATCAGAGTGCCCAAGGAGCTTAAGGAGAAGATGAAAAAGTACAGTATTGATTGGAGTAGAGAGATTAGAATGTTTATCGAGGAGCGCGTCAGGGCTCTCGAGCTTCAAGAGATACTCGATAGCATCGAGAAGAATGCGGGGGTGAGGAGGACGAGAGTAGACTCCACGGTGCTTATTAGGGAGTCGAGGGAGGAGCGTTGA
- a CDS encoding type II toxin-antitoxin system VapC family toxin, whose product MLDASFLVKLVLEERGSGEVRRLVRSWVRDREVMATIDLALPEALNAIWKHCLKVGDLGWEEAVRSVEDLLKLWSTLKVYSSREIAEEAFKLALEEGITVYGALYVQLAKSAGAGFATFDEKLLRVAAKHA is encoded by the coding sequence GTGCTAGACGCATCGTTTCTAGTAAAGCTCGTGCTCGAAGAAAGGGGCTCTGGGGAGGTGCGTAGGCTAGTGCGTTCGTGGGTTAGGGACAGGGAGGTGATGGCAACTATAGACTTAGCTCTCCCCGAAGCCTTAAACGCTATATGGAAACATTGCTTAAAGGTGGGCGATCTAGGCTGGGAGGAAGCTGTCAGGAGCGTAGAAGACCTCTTGAAGCTATGGTCAACGCTGAAGGTATACTCCTCGAGAGAGATAGCCGAAGAGGCCTTTAAACTCGCACTAGAGGAGGGCATCACGGTGTACGGCGCTCTCTATGTGCAGCTAGCTAAATCTGCGGGGGCAGGGTTCGCTACGTTCGATGAAAAGCTGCTCAGAGTAGCGGCAAAGCACGCATAA